One genomic segment of Trichoplusia ni isolate ovarian cell line Hi5 chromosome 5, tn1, whole genome shotgun sequence includes these proteins:
- the LOC113493755 gene encoding organic cation transporter 1-like isoform X1, with product MTWTKELDEAAVLATKTGHWHVVLFYLLCGLAAIPTSFLVFSQVFTNATPEHWCAPPPELDNLGLPDSLLRFLTVPGQQGTYESCQAYDIDPKELREAIANYVEQRTVTIKEGNVFHSIKIYELLSVSDDNQKDLIANISAAVLSVRRNTTSQCTNGWRFSTEQYQNTLVTDFSLVCDKDWLSRMSNTLFWVGSIFGNLFFGWMSDRYGRRPTILLMVFLEVPLAIASSFAKSYWTYIALRVAGGLFFPALYQLPFILALELMPPGQRNQTGIVVGMLFASGMCLLSLVAYAVQDWYNLSLASTLPFILLYGYYWLIPESPRWLVGRGRIAEAEKVLRNIARKNDIHLPRGFLLELHKKIKEEEEMTQEELATISNMNGHVTGYTEIPDKDQHLDRRISNMLTFKPDLSKISETEESNKDSLEKIIALEVADIVNKKSRQRKEERDEEKEQNVTEVTNLNADHQQKATQTEYSKSPANTLRRKSLQLVSKIFIQDDGEEDIMENKRMDDQNSEGDCKASPLDVFRYPNIRKKFFILTFDWVALGVVYNSLSYNTPNLGVNDYLAFFIGGAVEIPSYFIAWRCMERFGRRWVLCSFMCVGGVACISCILVPESWPWITVGLSMLGRLFAASSFAVFYVLIGELLPTVLRAQAMGAASFISGLGLLACPYIVHLAVYSRALPLTIMGVLSVMGGITSLFLPETLNQPLPQTLGDGETFGRDFKILSCVERQSDQ from the exons ATGACGTGGACTAAAGAGTTGGATGAGGCCGCGGTCCTGGCCACCAAGACTGGGCACTGGCACGTAGTGTTGTTCTACTTACTATGTGGACTAGCAGCGATACCTACCTCGTTTCTGGTGTTTTCACAG GTGTTTACAAACGCAACTCCAGAACATTGGTGTGCCCCGCCACCGGAGTTAGACAACCTTGGACTTCCAGACAGCCTGCTGCGTTTCTTGACAGTACCAGGGCAGCAGGGAACGTACGAGTCGTGTCAGGCCTATGACATAGATCCGAAGGAACTCCGTGAAGCAATCGCCAACTATGTCGAACAAAG aacAGTTACAATAAAAGAAGGGAAtgtttttcattcaataaaGATTTACGAGTTACTCTCAGTCAGTGATGATAACCAAAAGGACTTG ATAGCCAACATATCAGCCGCAGTGCTGTCAGTCAGAAGGAACACAACGTCACAATGTACGAACGGTTGGAGGTTCAGTACAGAACAATACCAGAACACGCTGGTTACAGAT TTCTCCTTGGTCTGTGACAAGGACTGGTTGTCTCGCATGAGCAACACGCTCTTCTGGGTCGGCTCCATCTTCGGGAACCTGTTCTTCGGCTGGATGTCTGACAG ATACGGCCGTCGCCCAACGATCCTCCTGATGGTATTCCTGGAAGTACCGCTAGCTATAGCGTCATCATTCGCCAAGTCCTACTGGACGTACATCGCGCTGAGGGTTGCAGGAGGCCTGTTCTTCCCAGCATTGTACCAACTGCCTTTCATATTAGCGTTGGAGTTAATGCCGCCAGGACAGAGGAACCAAACTG GTATTGTAGTTGGCATGTTGTTCGCCAGTGGGATGTGCCTGCTCTCGCTAGTGGCGTACGCGGTCCAAGACTGGTACAATCTGTCTCTGGCTTCCACATTACCTTTTATACTGTTGTATGG TTATTACTGGCTGATACCTGAATCTCCGAGATGGTTGGTTGGCAGAGGAAGAATAGCTGAAGCTGAAAAGGTGCTCAGAAATATTGCAAGGAAAAACGATATTCACCTACCTCGAGGATTTTTATTAGAGTTACAT aaaaaaataaaagaggagGAAGAGATGACGCAAGAAGAACTAGCAACAATATCAAACATGAATGGTCATGTAACAGGATATACTGAAATACCTGACAAAGATCAACATCTGGACAGAAGAATAAGCAACATGCTGACATTCAAACCAGACCTctcaaaaatatcagaaacAGAAGAATCTAATAAAGATAGTTTAGAAAAAATCATAGCACTAGAAGTAGCAGATATCGTTAATAAGAAATCTAGGCAAAGGAAAGAAGAAAGAGACGAAGAAAAAGAGCAGAATGTTACAGAAGTAACAAATCTGAATGCAGATCATCAGCAGAAAGCGACACAAACTGAATATTCTAAATCCCCAGCGAATACGCTTAGAAGAAAGTCCTTACAGTTAGTCAGTAAGATATTCATACAGGATGACGGCGAAGAAGACATTATGGAGAATAAAAGAATGGATGATCAGAATTCAGAAGGAGACTGCAAAGCTTCCCCTTTAGATGTATTCAGATATCCAAATATTAGAAAgaagtttttcattttaactttcGATTGGGTCGCTCTTGGAGTCGTTTATAATAGCTTAAGTTATAATACGCCTAACTTGGGTGTCAATGATTATTTGGCGTTTTTTATTG GTGGCGCCGTAGAGATACCATCGTACTTCATAGCGTGGCGTTGTATGGAGCGGTTTGGGCGGCGCTGGGTGCTCTGCAGCTTCATGTGTGTCGGCGGAGTCGCCTGCATCAGCTGCATCCTTGTACCGGAAT CTTGGCCCTGGATAACCGTCGGTCTCTCGATGTTGGGACGGTTATTCGCTGCGTCATCATTTGCAGTGTTCTACGTTTTGATTGGAGAATTACTGCCAACGGTGCTGAGAGCTCAAGCTATGGGTGCAGCTTCATTCATATCTGGCTTAGGGTTGTTAGCCTGTCCATATATTGTTCATTTG gCGGTGTACTCCAGAGCTCTACCGCTGACCATCATGGGAGTGCTCAGCGTGATGGGCGGTATCACTTCCCTCTTCTTACCAGAAACCCTGAACCAGCCACTACCACAGACCCTCGGCGACGGGGAGACCTTTGGCAGAGACTTCAAGATATTGAGTTGTGTTGAGCGACAAAGTGATCAGTGA
- the LOC113493755 gene encoding organic cation transporter 1-like isoform X2, giving the protein MTWTKELDEAAVLATKTGHWHVVLFYLLCGLAAIPTSFLVFSQVFTNATPEHWCAPPPELDNLGLPDSLLRFLTVPGQQGTYESCQAYDIDPKELREAIANYVEQRTVTIKEGNVFHSIKIYELLSVSDDNQKDLIANISAAVLSVRRNTTSQCTNGWRFSTEQYQNTLVTDFSLVCDKDWLSRMSNTLFWVGSIFGNLFFGWMSDRYGRRPTILLMVFLEVPLAIASSFAKSYWTYIALRVAGGLFFPALYQLPFILALELMPPGQRNQTGIVVGMLFASGMCLLSLVAYAVQDWYNLSLASTLPFILLYGYYWLIPESPRWLVGRGRIAEAEKVLRNIARKNDIHLPRGFLLELHKKIKEEEEMTQEELATISNMNGHVTGYTEIPDKDQHLDRRISNMLTFKPDLSKISETEESNKDSLEKIIALEVADIVNKKSRQRKEERDEEKEQNVTEVTNLNADHQQKATQTEYSKSPANTLRRKSLQLVSKIFIQDDGEEDIMENKRMDDQNSEGDCKASPLDVFRYPNIRKKFFILTFDWVALGVVYNSLSYNTPNLGVNDYLAFFIGGAVEIPSYFIAWRCMERFGRRWVLCSFMCVGGVACISCILVPECESTYLIDEKNNISNYF; this is encoded by the exons ATGACGTGGACTAAAGAGTTGGATGAGGCCGCGGTCCTGGCCACCAAGACTGGGCACTGGCACGTAGTGTTGTTCTACTTACTATGTGGACTAGCAGCGATACCTACCTCGTTTCTGGTGTTTTCACAG GTGTTTACAAACGCAACTCCAGAACATTGGTGTGCCCCGCCACCGGAGTTAGACAACCTTGGACTTCCAGACAGCCTGCTGCGTTTCTTGACAGTACCAGGGCAGCAGGGAACGTACGAGTCGTGTCAGGCCTATGACATAGATCCGAAGGAACTCCGTGAAGCAATCGCCAACTATGTCGAACAAAG aacAGTTACAATAAAAGAAGGGAAtgtttttcattcaataaaGATTTACGAGTTACTCTCAGTCAGTGATGATAACCAAAAGGACTTG ATAGCCAACATATCAGCCGCAGTGCTGTCAGTCAGAAGGAACACAACGTCACAATGTACGAACGGTTGGAGGTTCAGTACAGAACAATACCAGAACACGCTGGTTACAGAT TTCTCCTTGGTCTGTGACAAGGACTGGTTGTCTCGCATGAGCAACACGCTCTTCTGGGTCGGCTCCATCTTCGGGAACCTGTTCTTCGGCTGGATGTCTGACAG ATACGGCCGTCGCCCAACGATCCTCCTGATGGTATTCCTGGAAGTACCGCTAGCTATAGCGTCATCATTCGCCAAGTCCTACTGGACGTACATCGCGCTGAGGGTTGCAGGAGGCCTGTTCTTCCCAGCATTGTACCAACTGCCTTTCATATTAGCGTTGGAGTTAATGCCGCCAGGACAGAGGAACCAAACTG GTATTGTAGTTGGCATGTTGTTCGCCAGTGGGATGTGCCTGCTCTCGCTAGTGGCGTACGCGGTCCAAGACTGGTACAATCTGTCTCTGGCTTCCACATTACCTTTTATACTGTTGTATGG TTATTACTGGCTGATACCTGAATCTCCGAGATGGTTGGTTGGCAGAGGAAGAATAGCTGAAGCTGAAAAGGTGCTCAGAAATATTGCAAGGAAAAACGATATTCACCTACCTCGAGGATTTTTATTAGAGTTACAT aaaaaaataaaagaggagGAAGAGATGACGCAAGAAGAACTAGCAACAATATCAAACATGAATGGTCATGTAACAGGATATACTGAAATACCTGACAAAGATCAACATCTGGACAGAAGAATAAGCAACATGCTGACATTCAAACCAGACCTctcaaaaatatcagaaacAGAAGAATCTAATAAAGATAGTTTAGAAAAAATCATAGCACTAGAAGTAGCAGATATCGTTAATAAGAAATCTAGGCAAAGGAAAGAAGAAAGAGACGAAGAAAAAGAGCAGAATGTTACAGAAGTAACAAATCTGAATGCAGATCATCAGCAGAAAGCGACACAAACTGAATATTCTAAATCCCCAGCGAATACGCTTAGAAGAAAGTCCTTACAGTTAGTCAGTAAGATATTCATACAGGATGACGGCGAAGAAGACATTATGGAGAATAAAAGAATGGATGATCAGAATTCAGAAGGAGACTGCAAAGCTTCCCCTTTAGATGTATTCAGATATCCAAATATTAGAAAgaagtttttcattttaactttcGATTGGGTCGCTCTTGGAGTCGTTTATAATAGCTTAAGTTATAATACGCCTAACTTGGGTGTCAATGATTATTTGGCGTTTTTTATTG GTGGCGCCGTAGAGATACCATCGTACTTCATAGCGTGGCGTTGTATGGAGCGGTTTGGGCGGCGCTGGGTGCTCTGCAGCTTCATGTGTGTCGGCGGAGTCGCCTGCATCAGCTGCATCCTTGTACCGGAATGTGAGTCAACTTATTTAATAGATGAGAAGAacaa CATATCTAATTATTTCTAG